A DNA window from Niabella yanshanensis contains the following coding sequences:
- a CDS encoding glycosyl hydrolase 115 family protein — MKRSFLTIIAIILCLVIKAQHFISEKNNGAGFPVVSTSKATSIYVDPADDKLVHKAAALLQKDIEAITGQKPDIISSLSEKRVIIIGSLPGSATIKNLANKKKINIGNIRGQWEAFSLQTVIKPVAGVESALVIVGSDRRGTAYGIFELSEQLGVSPWYWWADVPVKKKPAAYFINGLYHYPSPSVKYRGIFINDEEPAFGGWAREKFGGINSKMYEHLFELILRLKGNYLWPAMWGKAFNEDDKENPRLADEYGIVMGTSHHEPMMRAQKEWGSHRKEYGNAAWNYHTNKEGLQRFWEDGFRRNQYFDNMVTIGMRGDGDEAMHDMGSMKANYEQLEGIIKDQRNIIEKVSGKPAKETPQMWALYKEVQEYYDMGMKVPDDVTLLLCDDNWGNIRRLPAVNAAKRSGGYGIYYHFDYVGGPRSYRWLNTNNIARVWEQMNLAYDHGVDKIWIVNVGDLKPMELPTSFFLEFAWDVKKWNAGNIDNYYTQWAGKQFGNTWATQIGKIMKKYAVYASRRKPELLEAKTYSIENYDEANRIANEWNSLLKEAQALNEKMPATHKDAFYELVLHPVKAYGNLQNMYIALAWNQYYAKQNNSLANRYANEVKELYIQDSLINAEYHQLNDGKWNHMMAQKRIGYTSWSEPRVQKMPQVSYVENPVSAEPASFTQASKTSVSLIPATAKGNLFYEKDGYVAINAAHYTRKKDIGNSKWKPIAGIAREGDAVTLFPDLSKANLTGITQAPYLEYEVYTSGKDDVEVQVLLSPSLNFKNTKTGLQYAIQVNDDTPQPVSINPEAVDSRAWSQWVTNNINTKITKHRLANPGKQIIRIYTQDPGVVIQKIIMNMGGLKPSYLGPQETLLKK, encoded by the coding sequence ATGAAAAGAAGTTTTTTAACGATCATTGCAATTATTTTATGCCTTGTAATAAAGGCACAGCATTTTATCTCCGAAAAGAATAACGGAGCCGGCTTTCCTGTTGTCAGCACTTCAAAAGCCACTTCCATATATGTGGATCCGGCCGATGACAAATTGGTGCATAAAGCAGCGGCATTGCTGCAAAAAGATATTGAGGCTATCACCGGTCAAAAACCTGACATTATTAGCTCATTATCTGAAAAACGGGTTATTATAATAGGATCACTCCCGGGTTCAGCAACCATTAAAAACCTGGCTAACAAAAAGAAAATTAATATCGGTAACATACGGGGCCAATGGGAGGCGTTCAGCTTACAAACAGTGATTAAGCCCGTTGCCGGCGTGGAAAGCGCGCTGGTTATAGTTGGAAGCGACCGGAGAGGAACAGCTTATGGCATATTTGAACTTTCGGAGCAACTGGGGGTGTCTCCCTGGTACTGGTGGGCAGATGTGCCTGTAAAAAAGAAACCGGCCGCATATTTCATCAATGGCTTATACCATTACCCATCTCCTTCGGTAAAGTATCGCGGCATTTTTATTAACGATGAAGAACCAGCTTTTGGCGGATGGGCAAGAGAAAAATTTGGAGGGATTAACAGCAAAATGTATGAGCACCTTTTTGAGCTGATACTACGCTTAAAAGGAAATTATTTATGGCCGGCCATGTGGGGAAAAGCTTTTAATGAAGATGATAAGGAAAATCCAAGGCTTGCCGACGAATATGGTATTGTAATGGGTACCTCCCATCACGAGCCCATGATGAGAGCCCAAAAGGAATGGGGCAGCCACAGAAAAGAATATGGTAATGCTGCATGGAACTATCATACTAATAAAGAGGGCTTGCAGAGATTCTGGGAAGATGGTTTCCGGCGTAATCAATACTTTGACAATATGGTAACCATCGGCATGAGAGGCGACGGCGACGAGGCCATGCATGATATGGGTAGCATGAAAGCCAACTACGAACAACTGGAAGGCATTATAAAGGACCAGAGAAACATTATTGAAAAAGTAAGCGGTAAGCCTGCGAAGGAAACACCGCAAATGTGGGCGCTTTATAAAGAAGTTCAGGAATACTACGATATGGGTATGAAAGTACCCGACGATGTAACCTTGTTATTGTGCGACGATAATTGGGGAAATATACGGCGGTTGCCTGCAGTTAATGCAGCTAAAAGAAGCGGAGGATATGGCATATATTACCACTTCGATTATGTAGGAGGGCCCAGAAGTTACCGCTGGCTCAATACCAATAATATTGCCAGAGTATGGGAACAAATGAACCTCGCTTATGATCATGGTGTAGACAAAATCTGGATCGTAAATGTGGGAGACCTGAAGCCAATGGAGTTGCCTACCTCCTTCTTTTTAGAATTTGCATGGGATGTTAAAAAATGGAATGCCGGCAATATTGACAACTATTACACACAGTGGGCGGGTAAACAATTTGGCAATACCTGGGCAACACAAATTGGCAAGATCATGAAGAAATATGCCGTATATGCATCCAGAAGAAAGCCGGAGCTGTTAGAAGCCAAAACCTATAGTATCGAAAATTATGATGAGGCCAACCGGATCGCCAACGAGTGGAATAGCCTGCTGAAAGAAGCCCAGGCGCTGAATGAAAAAATGCCGGCTACGCATAAAGATGCATTCTATGAATTGGTCTTGCATCCCGTAAAAGCTTATGGTAATCTGCAAAACATGTACATTGCCCTGGCATGGAACCAGTATTATGCAAAACAAAACAATTCACTCGCCAACCGGTATGCCAACGAGGTAAAGGAGCTGTATATTCAGGATTCATTAATTAATGCGGAATATCACCAGTTAAATGACGGCAAATGGAACCATATGATGGCTCAGAAGCGAATTGGATATACTTCCTGGTCGGAACCACGCGTGCAAAAAATGCCACAGGTAAGCTATGTGGAAAACCCGGTTTCGGCAGAGCCAGCATCTTTCACACAGGCATCCAAGACTTCCGTTTCCCTTATTCCGGCAACAGCTAAAGGCAATTTGTTTTATGAGAAAGACGGTTATGTTGCCATCAATGCCGCCCATTACACGCGTAAAAAGGATATAGGAAATTCAAAATGGAAACCTATTGCTGGTATTGCCAGGGAAGGCGATGCTGTTACATTATTTCCGGACCTTTCAAAGGCCAATTTAACCGGGATTACCCAAGCCCCCTATCTGGAGTATGAAGTTTACACTTCGGGTAAAGATGATGTTGAGGTTCAGGTTTTACTTTCACCCTCGCTTAACTTTAAAAATACTAAAACGGGACTACAATATGCGATACAGGTAAATGACGATACGCCCCAGCCTGTATCCATCAACCCTGAAGCGGTTGATTCAAGAGCCTGGTCACAATGGGTCACTAACAATATCAACACGAAAATTACAAAACACAGATTAGCCAACCCCGGCAAGCAAATCATCCGCATTTATACGCAGGATCCGGGCGTGGTCATTCAAAAGATAATTATGAACATGGGAGGCCTTAAACCTAGCTATTTAGGTCCCCAGGAAACGCTCCTTAAAAAATAA
- a CDS encoding endo-1,4-beta-xylanase, with amino-acid sequence MYFRKSAAYVVAGACAVLMSGSCSSSKNATGSSIPSLKEIFRKDFLIGTALSWPQVQERDPIAARLVPEQFNAATPENLMKAEELRPSWGEYNFNQADALIEYGRKNNIAINAHTLIWHSQMPAFTRRIQSADSLRKFFNDHIKTVASRYAGKVQSWDVVNEALNEDGTLRKSPYLNKLGDNYIVDAFRLTAAADPHSDLYYNDYNNEQPKKRAGCIEIIKKVKAAGVKIDGVGIQGHWHVGRVPFKEIEESIQQYAALGVKVAFTELDIEVLPRNFSGAEVSQRMQSDEKSNPYVNGLPDSIQKQLADDYENLFKLFLKYRDQISRVTMWGVHDGQSWLNGWPIRGRTNYPLLFDRQGMPKPAFYSVIALKGKK; translated from the coding sequence ATGTATTTTAGAAAATCAGCCGCATATGTAGTCGCAGGTGCGTGCGCTGTTTTAATGTCAGGCAGTTGCAGTTCTTCAAAAAATGCAACAGGCAGTAGTATTCCCTCTTTGAAAGAAATTTTCAGGAAAGATTTTTTAATAGGTACGGCGTTAAGCTGGCCGCAGGTACAGGAGCGCGACCCGATAGCTGCCAGGCTGGTCCCCGAACAGTTCAATGCAGCTACACCCGAAAATCTCATGAAGGCTGAAGAATTACGTCCTTCGTGGGGAGAATATAATTTTAACCAGGCTGATGCACTGATCGAATATGGCAGGAAAAACAATATTGCCATTAACGCACACACACTTATCTGGCACAGCCAGATGCCTGCCTTCACACGTCGTATACAAAGTGCCGACTCGCTCAGAAAGTTTTTTAACGATCATATCAAAACAGTAGCCAGCCGATATGCAGGTAAAGTACAATCCTGGGATGTGGTTAATGAAGCCTTAAATGAAGACGGAACTTTGCGGAAATCCCCCTATCTTAATAAATTGGGGGACAACTATATTGTTGATGCATTTCGCCTCACTGCAGCAGCAGATCCTCATAGTGATCTTTACTATAACGATTACAATAATGAACAGCCTAAAAAACGGGCGGGCTGTATAGAAATCATCAAAAAAGTGAAGGCTGCCGGTGTGAAAATCGACGGCGTAGGTATACAGGGGCACTGGCATGTGGGGAGAGTGCCTTTTAAAGAAATAGAAGAAAGCATTCAGCAATATGCAGCGCTGGGTGTAAAAGTAGCTTTTACCGAACTGGACATAGAAGTATTGCCAAGAAATTTCTCGGGGGCTGAAGTCAGCCAGCGTATGCAATCCGATGAAAAATCCAATCCTTATGTAAACGGATTACCTGATTCCATACAAAAGCAATTAGCTGACGACTACGAAAACCTGTTTAAGCTGTTTCTAAAGTATCGCGATCAGATTTCCCGTGTTACCATGTGGGGAGTACATGACGGACAAAGCTGGTTAAATGGCTGGCCGATAAGAGGACGTACCAACTACCCGTTGTTATTCGATCGCCAGGGCATGCCCAAACCGGCTTTTTATAGTGTGATTGCACTTAAAGGCAAAAAGTAA